In Argiope bruennichi chromosome X1, qqArgBrue1.1, whole genome shotgun sequence, the genomic stretch aaagaatatttctaaaatttgtttcacaTATAATGTAAACATGCGGTTTCATAatcataacaaatgaaaaaaaaaagttgtatcaTCTAAATTTCggagtttgttttttttttcagaaattttaaaatttatataggtATTATTACTTACTAAAGGTCGGTTATTAGTTGGACACTTTCATCTATTACCAAagcaaataattctatttttatcctttctttgtttttcagagaaaattacacaagaaaacaaattttccttttttttttaatgagtgagCACTTCATCTAAGTTCAAGAACTTTgagttttggaaataaatttctcttggaaaaattgaaaaaaaatgaaattttgaaattattatattaatgtcaAATTTGAAGccatttggaaataattatttccgattcatttattttcctgctTGTAACCCTAAAccagcaattttttattaatatcataaagAGTTAATTTCTCTTTCTCTATTAACATATGgatatttcattatctttatttaattttagaaaaatcttttctctttaaaaatccCTTTCATTTTGTCAcaatataaatactattaatttaatatcattaaatgcgTTAGCGTGTGAAGCCCCCCCCCCAATATGCTTCTAAACCAGATATATATTGCTATAAGTACTCAGATATAATTCAACAGACAGATTAAGGAAGAAAAGTAAAGATCGAGAAATATGATCTTTCGACttatatgatacattttttttttttatctgtggatggaaacgaaaagaaaaaagaaaatatgagaaGAACATGAAAGTTAAAACACTATCTTTATCCCTTGATCTCCGGAGAGGTTTATAAGTGCCAGAGTCTCTAAAGCTCTTTAAAAGATTACCTTTTCTTGTGAAGAAGTCATTTAATGGCCAATCCTCTCATAAGCTTTACTAAATATCAGAATTCCACTGggtgagaataaaatatttttgaagcaatatatACGGGATCTATTTTTTAGAACAGAAGAGCTTTATAGCTGCATGTACTGAACTTAAGTTTGGTTTAGTTTTGTCCAAGATACTCGGGGGGAGAAATAAATGGTATTTTctctatctaattttttttttcaaattactctACATTTGCTTAGTTATGaagcatttttgtaaatatttttgtgattatatcTTAAATgggtatttaataaatatatgataagtaaaaatttttattatttctttcaatggCATATTAccataattcgaaaaatagacaCGCATATTGTCAAAAGATCCCAAtgtgatttttcttaaataaaatcttcattatataatatgtaaatgtagtaaataatacctgaaaattttaaaaagagtgttgaaacaatttttcaaaacttcaaattttgaaatttcgaattttaaaggtaaaaattaaCCCTCTCACTGCgtaattcttttatcaaagtAGGTTCAAAAATTGCGAAACGTTTCCTGCCAGACATCTTTGAGCTTTGAAAAAAGCGCACAAAATGATGCAAAACATGCTTGTAAATTTCTCAGAACCATGGACAGCTAAAGCTATATGTTAATCCAGATCTGAATGGAACCATAAAAGCCGAAGTGAAACCATGAACGGGAAATGAGCGGGTTTCACAGCTAAATAGTCGGAAAAATGCATCTCCGTGGAAATCGCAGGTAGCGCAAATTTTGCTACTTCCACATTGCCCGTGGAAATCGCGGAATACGCAGCGAGAGGGTAAATGTTCGAACACTGACTTGGATACTAAATTTATTCGTTCTAAGACCTTTCAGTACATTCGATagtcaattttataataaaatgacagATAGAAATGGACCAAAActcctttcttaaaaaatatttgatatattaagatATTAGAGACCTCTTGATTGTGAGTTTTAAGATTTCTCCATAATATTGTCCACATCAACGATTTTTTGCttgtttataaagattatataaaatctaATACATTTCAGTCATATTTAAATTCTCctgtaattttagatttattttcttcttgataAGATTTCTACAGcgttcatttttaataagaaaaaagaaattattggcagtaataagtttaaataaataataaaactggttttaaattaactaaacaaaaacatttagtttaaaatatttcgtgtTTTATTAATCCTAGTTCCCCTTTATTCTTCTTAATCGAACTTTGGAATGGTTTATTCTTAAGCATGAATTAAAGTGGTTTCTTATACTTTAATTAGGCTAGAAAATAGATTCAGAATACCTAGAGCAAGgctgataaaatattattgatgccgacctatttgatatttattgatttttctaaaaattctcgtacatttaaaaattaaaataattatctataaaatccTTTTGTTAACATTTGAAACTGATCATTGCGAAGCTATGAGTTTTCAgtattttaccttaatttagaACAATATATGAAAGAACATTTTTCCGAATACCAGTCATTAACTATATGTTTGCAACtcgatttttagaaaaaatgcatTCACTCCTGAATGAGAATTTCAATGCAGCCTTTCTTTGGCTAAAAACTTATTTGCAAGCAAGCATATTTTGATATGAGAATGCGAATTAGATGAAATTGCATATATCCTTATAAAATGGTGATTTTAAAGAAGAAACACGAAAGCTCTTTCCCTCTTTTCATTAAGTCGAAGACGTCAAACGAAAAACGTTTTTCCCCTtctcataataaaattatctaccCTTCAACATGTCGCGATACAATAGGAAAAAAAGATTTCTGTAGGACGACCATAGACAGCACAAATGGATACGCTAGGGAAATGAAACTATAATTATCTAAATTCAACAATGTTTATATTGACCTATTCCCATcgaaataaatttgatacttattttccattaaaaatttcgtttttattgatatatttgaacacttttatttcatacattaatGGAACCGCAATATGTCCCCTTAAATTTCCTTGCTGcctagtaaaaatttttaatgaacagaaaataatatgaagaaaataattacattcgagattgaaataatcaaaacttatttatctttcattGTCATTCATATTGATCCACATGCTTATCTTTATTCTAGGAATTATTTTGTGCTTCATAATCCATAAAACAAGTGACATTCAAggaaagcaattttttcaaaatgcctCATTTCTATGCGGCGTTCTGTACTTTATGAGCTGGGTTTTTCTTTGTGCATCTCCTTTTACCTTCACAGACCTTCCGAACAAATATGAATGGGTAAGAACATGAATTTGTAATTATCCGAACTGTCTCTGCTTTACTTCGCAATCTGTGCTATTCCTCacataaagattctttttttctgtaaatatctaGAAATTGGACAGAGCACTTGTGtaaaatgagaaaatgaatttttaattcaagtaaATGGAATCAATACTTGCTCATGGGATGTACGTCAAAAACTTCTCGCCAATTTAACTTTAGTCTTGCattttaatatatgcatatttctatTGGAAAAAGGATTGACGTCATAGTACACCTCAATACAATATGCAGTTAGAAATTGGATGTCATAAGTAATAACTTTTGTGTTGTGACCATGACATCATGTGAGTTTACTTCATTTTCTACTGAAGAATGTATTCGTTTTTAAGCAAACATAAGGTGTATTTATCATCTTTTTTCTTTCGTGattgattctgaaaaaaaactgtttgttgGGTTTGTTAGAAAAATCATCCACTTTTATACTCTTTTTGACATCTTTGACTAACAAATCTGTAGTTACAGCAAACAAcagatttgtttctttttcttgacaTTTTACAAGTgttatctatcatttttttaaataattaaacacagCGCTTTATATCAAGATTATGTTTTGATTCTATGGCCAAGCTTATTTTATAAGTTCGAAGCAATCCTTTAAGAAGGAAGGATTATTACGTGCAGAATAAAATAACAAGGAGTGATTTTTATTTGCACATATTTTTATGAGGAAATCAAAGGTTTAGCTTATAAAACTACGCTTTTTTTAATGGAGTTATTAAAAGGCTGTAAAATTTTTCGGCACCTTGTAgagtatcattttaaaatattgttcttggAAAATTCGGTAATTTTGATCAAGTTTTTTtccgtttcttttttaaatttattttcagaaattgctTGTCAAAAATATCTCGgtgattttataaaacaaaaattatttcttacttttcagGTTTTATCAGTATTGTGTGTGCACATGACTGGAGCGATGCTTATGCTTACAAGCAgtgtattttttgttattttgcaaGCCATACTTTACTGGAATTGCAAAATCAATACTGACAACTATTTCTACAGACAAAAGATGAGTTATATTATAACTCCAGCAGCATTTGTAGGTAGGTATATCACTGTATAATCTGTCTAATCAACATCTCAGATAGGTTTTAATAAGGATTTTTGTTGCTTTATCAGTATGTTTAATTAATcagctattcatttttttaatttacacctggtaaattttaaatcttttttttaggaTTAATTTCACTTACAGCGTTAGGTTTCGAGGAACTAAGCCTCGAGGAAGGCCAATCAATGACACAAATGGTGTATCTTTTGCCTACAAAAGTAAGTCTTTACAAAAGTGCATGGACCATTTATCTGTGTTCTTTTTTTCGCTCCCTCTTTTTTGATCTGCACtaatattttagttcttttctttcattgatttcatttctaattattacaaatttcttaaaattaagaaagtttcTTGTTCAAACATTTTTCAGCGTGAATTAACATAAAAAGTACCCtcgtaaacaattttttaatcaacagtattttgactaattaaaaattacaaatgtatccttagcattttatttataaagacaaaaatactGCATTGTGTATTATAGCAAATGCATGGTACAGTTTCTTTATGACAATCgcacaaaaagaaatatttatagtgATTCTTTCAAAAGcaagtcaaataaatttttttttactctttttttccaGAAAACGTCTGCAAACatcttaataataattgaataattactgaaaaaaactatagcaacaataaaattatttgtattattattgtaagatgaagaataatttcatgtttaaatgattttggaaatgaatgaaattccatttttaattataaatatttaaggaattttgaaTGAAGTGTCAACTGGATGGTGATTCCCATTCAATATATgattagaatttttctaaatattgttttgctacaaaagtaaaaatattttgaaacattttgatgaaattgtttaaaataattttaaaaaccatgggaaaatttaaatttaaacatttcaatatttttctgcttaaaagtaaataaagaaattgtcaaTTTGTTCATTCTTTATggtagtaatatatttaaaattatcttattttacttATATCTTACTTCAATGTATGCTTCGATTTTAGCTAAGCATGAAATACATTATAACTGCAGTATGTGAATGGACAATTACTCTTTCAATGTGGTGCACTTTGCTGACTTATTACGAAGAAATGCAGAAgatgaatttattcataaaagttaAACGAAAGAAGATCTGCCTCTAAAAATAACGCAcagtcaatttttttatgaaaaatgtattatatttttagcaataaacttattttatataatatcatttttatttattatcactgattatattatttatactgttatgcaatttttattgtcttaaattatttagtcgtcttatattaaaaatatgaacattctCTCATTCAGTTAATTTACTTAATGTGTCTTTTCGAAGAAATCCAAATTCGCAAACAAATGATCAAATAAAAGAAGGAAT encodes the following:
- the LOC129959178 gene encoding DNA damage-regulated autophagy modulator protein 1-like, with translation MAKCSHLLFLTLGLQVLGIFIPYISVLQKNIFSPPLPFISQTVGFSPECGIFTFFLVPGSFFGIILCFIIHKTSDIQGKQFFQNASFLCGVLYFMSWVFLCASPFTFTDLPNKYEWVLSVLCVHMTGAMLMLTSSVFFVILQAILYWNCKINTDNYFYRQKMSYIITPAAFVGLISLTALGFEELSLEEGQSMTQMVYLLPTKLSMKYIITAVCEWTITLSMWCTLLTYYEEMQKMNLFIKVKRKKICL